The proteins below come from a single Marinobacter bohaiensis genomic window:
- a CDS encoding efflux transporter outer membrane subunit: protein MRKRYLALAPLLLAGCAVGPDYQAPDVQAPEQFSEARDSAPFSAADEARFWGGFNDPVLADLIDDVMTDNQTLQAALARFERADALLRGARADRMPTIGASASARSQHLAEAERTSADTGDADVDVYRVSANASWELDLFGRLRRASEAQAARLQAAGAELDALRVSLAGEVAASYFELRGLQQQLDVARNNVRIQRESLDIVRSRLDAGRSTRFDERRAEAQLERTRAALPQLEADVRVRMHRIAVLSGRAPGELIPRLSEAEPLPSALPLIPAGTPGDVLRRRPDILAAERQLAAATADIGVATADLYPRFSLDALLGSVAVDGGDLFSAGAESRAVGLGIDWSFLNFGRVRSRIDAADADAQAALANYRQAILDALEETENRLVRYARAQERTERLQASARAAREAAELARTRYEQGYIGYFEVLDAEREQLDSENALEQGRTASVLAMVNLYRALAGAPGKSEQATASKAPAASDGPA, encoded by the coding sequence ATGCGTAAACGTTACCTGGCCCTGGCGCCCCTGCTGCTGGCAGGGTGCGCCGTCGGCCCCGACTATCAGGCGCCGGATGTGCAGGCGCCGGAGCAGTTCAGCGAGGCGCGCGACAGCGCGCCCTTCTCCGCCGCGGACGAAGCTCGCTTCTGGGGTGGGTTCAACGATCCGGTACTGGCGGACCTGATCGACGACGTCATGACCGACAACCAGACCCTGCAGGCCGCCCTGGCCCGCTTCGAGCGCGCCGACGCCCTGCTGCGCGGCGCCCGGGCCGACCGGATGCCCACCATCGGCGCCAGCGCCTCCGCCCGCTCCCAGCATCTGGCGGAAGCGGAGCGCACATCGGCCGATACCGGTGACGCCGACGTGGACGTCTATCGCGTCAGCGCCAACGCCAGCTGGGAGCTGGACCTGTTCGGGCGTCTGCGCCGGGCCAGCGAAGCCCAGGCCGCGCGCCTGCAGGCGGCCGGCGCCGAGCTGGACGCCCTGCGCGTCTCGCTCGCCGGCGAGGTGGCCGCCAGCTACTTCGAGCTGCGCGGCCTGCAGCAGCAGCTGGACGTCGCCCGCAACAACGTCCGCATCCAGCGCGAGTCCCTCGACATCGTGCGCTCACGCCTGGACGCCGGTCGCAGCACCCGCTTCGACGAACGCCGCGCCGAAGCCCAACTGGAGCGCACCCGCGCGGCCCTGCCGCAACTGGAAGCGGACGTGCGGGTGCGGATGCATCGCATCGCCGTGCTGTCTGGCCGGGCACCCGGTGAGCTGATCCCACGGCTGTCCGAAGCCGAACCGCTGCCGTCCGCCCTGCCGCTGATTCCTGCGGGGACGCCGGGCGACGTGCTGCGCCGCCGGCCGGACATCCTGGCCGCGGAGCGCCAGTTGGCGGCCGCGACGGCGGACATTGGCGTCGCCACCGCGGATCTGTACCCGCGCTTCAGCCTCGACGCCCTGCTGGGCAGCGTGGCGGTGGACGGCGGCGATCTGTTCAGTGCCGGCGCCGAGTCCCGGGCCGTGGGCCTGGGCATCGACTGGTCGTTCCTCAACTTTGGCCGCGTCCGCTCACGGATCGACGCCGCGGATGCGGACGCCCAGGCGGCCCTGGCCAACTACCGCCAGGCCATTCTCGACGCGCTGGAGGAAACCGAGAACCGCCTGGTCCGCTACGCCCGCGCCCAGGAGCGCACCGAGCGCCTGCAAGCCAGCGCCCGGGCGGCCCGCGAGGCCGCCGAACTGGCCCGCACCCGCTATGAGCAGGGTTACATCGGCTACTTCGAAGTGCTGGATGCCGAACGCGAGCAACTGGACAGCGAGAACGCCCTGGAACAGGGCCGGACCGCATCGGTGTTGGCCATGGTGAATCTGTATCGGGCACTGGCGGGCGCACCCGGGAAAAGCGAACAGGCCACCGCGTCAAAAGCACCGGCGGCGTCGGACGGACCGGCTTGA
- a CDS encoding efflux RND transporter permease subunit, with amino-acid sequence MNFSRFFVDRPIFASVLSIIIFVVGLISIPGLPVSEYPDVVPPSVQVTASYPGANPKTISETVATPLEESINGVEDMIYMKSVAGSDGTLALTVTFKLGTDPDRAQVQVQNRVTQALPRLPEDVQRQGVTTQKQSPNLTMAVHLLSPDDTYDATYIRNYAVLHIRDELARLPGVGQAGLFGAGDYAMRLWIDPQKAASHGITASDVSRAVREQNIQVSAGQIGAQPMPEKNDFLISINARGRLETAEEFENIVVKTGDDGEITRLGDIGRAELAASEDALRALLNNKQAVAIPIFQSPGSNSLDVSAAVRAKMDELDDNFPDGLTWEVAYDPTVFVSSSIDAVISTLLEAVALVVLVVILFLQTWRASLIPLLAVPVSIVGTFAVLSVLGFSINTLTLFGMVLAIGIVVDDAIVVVENVERNIEEGLKPLAAAHQAMREVSGPIVAICLVLCAVFVPMAFLDGITGQFYRQFAASIAIATVISAINSLTLSPALAATLLKGHDAPKDLPARLIDRLFGWLFRPFNRFFDRSAKGYEGFVRRSLRTRGVVFLIYAAMLGGTVFLFDQVPGGFIPTQDKTYLVGSIRLPEGASLDRTEDVARSVSDIALDTDGVADAAAFVGYNALQGTNTPNIGTVFILFDDFKERDRTAQEIMGEINGKLAGIKEGFAISFMPPPIFGLGAGSGYSLYVQDKTGAGYGVLQNATNQLAGALSQQDGMSYPFSSYQANVPQLDADVDRRQAKAQGVALDDLFGTLQFYFGSLYINDFNRFGRTYQVVAQADAPYRDDVSDLEHLFVRNNQGEMVPLSSMVTLERSFGPDPVIRFNGYPAADLIGQSDPAVLSSGEALNKVAEVAEQTLPRGMDIAWTDLSFQQITQGNAAMVVFPLAVLLVFLVLAALYESWVLPLAVILIVPMCLLAALFGVWLTGGDNNVFVQVGLVVLMGLACKNAILIVEFAREKEMEGMDTIAAALEACRLRLRPIIMTSVAFIAGVVPLVLASGAGSEVRNAMGITVFSGMIGVTLFGLLLTPVFYVALRLISGKSLDKTATVALENQTGDQHA; translated from the coding sequence ATGAATTTTTCCCGATTCTTCGTCGACAGGCCGATCTTCGCGTCGGTTCTGTCCATCATCATCTTCGTGGTGGGGTTGATCAGCATTCCCGGACTGCCGGTCAGCGAGTACCCGGACGTCGTTCCACCCAGCGTCCAGGTCACGGCCAGCTATCCGGGGGCCAACCCCAAAACCATCTCTGAGACCGTCGCCACACCGCTGGAGGAATCCATCAACGGCGTGGAGGACATGATCTACATGAAATCCGTCGCCGGCAGTGACGGCACCCTGGCCCTGACCGTCACCTTCAAGCTGGGCACCGATCCGGATCGCGCCCAGGTGCAGGTCCAGAACCGGGTCACCCAGGCCCTGCCGCGCCTGCCGGAAGATGTGCAGCGCCAGGGCGTGACGACCCAGAAGCAGTCGCCCAACCTGACCATGGCGGTGCACCTGCTGTCGCCGGACGATACCTACGACGCCACCTACATCCGCAACTACGCGGTACTGCACATCCGTGACGAACTGGCGCGCCTGCCCGGCGTGGGTCAGGCCGGCCTGTTCGGCGCCGGCGACTACGCCATGCGCCTGTGGATCGATCCGCAGAAAGCCGCCTCCCACGGCATCACCGCCAGCGACGTCTCCCGCGCGGTGCGTGAGCAGAACATCCAGGTATCGGCCGGCCAGATCGGCGCGCAGCCCATGCCGGAGAAGAACGACTTCCTGATTTCCATCAACGCCCGCGGCCGTCTGGAAACCGCCGAGGAGTTCGAGAACATCGTCGTCAAAACCGGCGACGACGGCGAAATCACCCGCCTGGGCGACATCGGCCGCGCCGAGCTGGCCGCCTCCGAGGACGCCCTGCGTGCCCTGCTGAACAACAAGCAGGCGGTGGCCATCCCCATCTTCCAGTCGCCGGGTTCCAACTCCCTGGACGTTTCTGCCGCCGTGCGCGCCAAGATGGACGAACTGGACGACAACTTCCCCGACGGCCTGACCTGGGAAGTGGCCTACGACCCGACCGTGTTCGTCAGCAGCTCCATCGACGCGGTCATCTCGACCCTGCTGGAAGCGGTCGCCCTGGTGGTGCTGGTGGTAATCCTGTTCCTGCAGACCTGGCGCGCCTCGCTGATTCCGCTGCTGGCGGTGCCGGTCTCCATCGTGGGCACCTTCGCGGTGCTGTCGGTGCTGGGTTTCTCCATCAATACGCTGACCCTGTTCGGCATGGTGCTGGCTATCGGCATCGTGGTGGACGACGCCATCGTGGTGGTGGAGAACGTCGAACGGAATATCGAGGAAGGCCTCAAACCCCTGGCCGCCGCCCACCAGGCTATGCGCGAAGTGAGCGGGCCGATCGTCGCCATCTGCCTGGTGCTGTGCGCGGTGTTCGTGCCCATGGCCTTCCTGGATGGCATCACCGGCCAGTTCTACCGCCAGTTCGCGGCGTCCATCGCCATCGCCACGGTGATCTCGGCGATCAACTCGCTGACCCTGTCGCCGGCCCTGGCCGCCACCCTGCTCAAGGGCCACGACGCACCCAAGGACCTGCCCGCGCGTCTGATCGACCGGCTGTTCGGCTGGCTGTTCCGGCCGTTCAACCGGTTCTTCGATCGCAGCGCCAAGGGCTACGAAGGGTTCGTCCGTCGCAGCCTGCGCACCCGTGGCGTCGTGTTCCTGATCTACGCCGCCATGCTGGGCGGCACGGTGTTCCTGTTCGACCAGGTGCCGGGCGGCTTCATCCCCACCCAGGACAAAACGTATCTGGTGGGCAGCATCCGCCTGCCGGAAGGCGCCTCGCTCGACCGCACCGAAGACGTGGCCCGCAGCGTCAGCGACATCGCTCTGGACACCGACGGCGTGGCCGATGCCGCCGCCTTTGTCGGCTACAACGCGCTGCAGGGCACCAACACGCCCAACATCGGCACGGTGTTCATCCTGTTCGACGACTTCAAGGAACGCGACCGCACAGCCCAGGAGATCATGGGCGAGATCAACGGCAAGCTGGCCGGCATCAAGGAAGGCTTTGCCATTTCCTTCATGCCGCCACCGATCTTCGGTCTGGGCGCGGGCTCCGGCTACTCGCTCTACGTGCAGGACAAGACCGGCGCGGGTTACGGGGTGCTGCAGAATGCCACCAACCAGCTCGCCGGCGCGCTCAGCCAGCAGGACGGCATGAGTTACCCGTTCAGCTCCTACCAGGCCAACGTGCCGCAGCTGGATGCGGACGTGGACCGACGCCAGGCCAAGGCGCAAGGGGTTGCCCTGGATGACCTGTTCGGCACCCTGCAGTTCTACTTCGGGTCGCTGTACATCAACGACTTCAACCGCTTCGGCCGCACCTATCAGGTGGTCGCCCAGGCCGACGCGCCCTACCGGGACGACGTCAGCGATCTGGAGCACCTGTTCGTGCGCAACAACCAGGGCGAAATGGTGCCGCTCAGCTCCATGGTCACCCTGGAGCGCAGCTTCGGCCCGGACCCTGTGATCCGCTTCAACGGCTATCCGGCGGCGGACCTGATCGGCCAGTCCGACCCGGCCGTGCTGTCTTCCGGCGAGGCCCTGAACAAAGTCGCCGAGGTGGCGGAACAGACGCTGCCGCGCGGCATGGACATCGCCTGGACCGACCTCAGCTTCCAGCAGATCACCCAGGGCAACGCCGCCATGGTGGTCTTCCCGCTGGCCGTGCTGCTGGTGTTCCTGGTGCTGGCCGCGCTCTACGAGAGCTGGGTGCTGCCGCTGGCGGTGATCCTAATCGTGCCCATGTGTCTGCTGGCGGCGCTGTTCGGCGTCTGGCTCACCGGCGGTGACAACAACGTCTTCGTCCAGGTGGGGCTGGTGGTCCTGATGGGGCTGGCCTGCAAGAACGCGATACTGATCGTCGAGTTCGCCCGGGAGAAGGAGATGGAAGGCATGGACACCATCGCCGCCGCCCTGGAAGCGTGCCGCCTGCGTCTGCGCCCGATCATCATGACCTCGGTGGCGTTCATCGCCGGCGTGGTCCCGCTGGTGCTGGCCTCCGGTGCCGGCAGCGAAGTGCGCAACGCCATGGGCATCACCGTATTCAGCGGCATGATCGGCGTGACCCTGTTCGGCCTGCTGCTGACGCCGGTGTTCTATGTGGCCCTGCGTCTGATCAGCGGCAAGTCCCTGGACAAGACCGCTACCGTCGCCCTGGAAAACCAGACCGGAGACCAACATGCGTAA
- a CDS encoding efflux RND transporter periplasmic adaptor subunit, with product MDAHLQGIRTPLLTLTLLFATAVGLVGCEAHSEEAAAAPPPPAVDVAQVESDAVTLWDGFTGRIAAPESVDLRPRVSGYIDEVAFEEGELVKQGDLLFQIDPRPYEAHVDAAKAQLARAQSQLSLAGSEAERARHLMESRAISREEFDQRQATLNEARASVAAARAELDSAQLDLEYTHIRSPIDGRVSRAMVTRGNLATSDQTLLTRVVSVDPLYVYFEGDEETALEALNRLDAGSNPQVRVRLAGEADYAHDAVVDFIDNQLDASTGTLQYRAVMANPDGRFRPGQFARVSMPVSRLEHALMVDQKAVLTDQDRRYVYVVGEDDTVSRRNIEPGRRSGELLVVENGLEAGDRVVVNGLQKILMPGMQVHPEQVAMRPAQRESQRVARAQ from the coding sequence ATGGACGCCCATCTGCAAGGAATACGTACCCCGCTTCTGACATTGACGCTGTTGTTCGCCACCGCCGTGGGACTGGTCGGCTGCGAGGCCCACAGCGAGGAAGCCGCCGCCGCGCCGCCACCGCCGGCGGTGGATGTCGCCCAGGTCGAGTCCGATGCCGTCACCCTTTGGGACGGTTTCACCGGCCGTATTGCCGCCCCCGAGAGCGTTGACCTGCGCCCGCGCGTGAGCGGCTACATCGACGAAGTCGCCTTTGAGGAAGGCGAGCTGGTGAAGCAGGGCGACCTGCTGTTCCAGATCGACCCGCGCCCCTACGAAGCCCATGTGGATGCCGCCAAGGCGCAACTGGCCCGCGCCCAGAGCCAGCTATCGCTGGCCGGCAGCGAAGCCGAACGCGCGCGGCACCTGATGGAGAGCCGCGCCATCTCCCGCGAGGAGTTCGACCAGCGCCAGGCCACCCTCAATGAAGCCCGCGCCAGCGTCGCCGCGGCCCGTGCCGAACTGGACAGCGCCCAGCTGGATCTGGAATACACCCACATCCGCTCACCCATCGACGGACGCGTCAGTCGCGCCATGGTGACCCGCGGCAACCTGGCCACCAGCGACCAGACCCTGCTGACCCGCGTGGTGTCGGTGGACCCGCTGTACGTCTATTTCGAAGGCGATGAGGAAACCGCCCTGGAAGCGCTGAACCGCCTGGACGCGGGCTCCAACCCCCAGGTGCGCGTGCGCCTGGCCGGCGAGGCCGACTACGCCCACGACGCCGTCGTCGACTTCATCGACAACCAGTTGGACGCCAGCACCGGCACCCTGCAGTACCGAGCGGTCATGGCCAATCCCGACGGCCGCTTCCGTCCCGGTCAGTTCGCTCGCGTCAGCATGCCGGTCAGCCGGCTGGAGCACGCCCTGATGGTGGACCAGAAAGCCGTGCTGACCGACCAGGACCGCCGCTACGTCTACGTGGTGGGCGAAGACGACACGGTCAGCCGCCGCAACATCGAGCCTGGCCGTCGCTCCGGCGAGCTGCTGGTGGTCGAGAACGGTCTGGAAGCCGGCGACCGCGTGGTGGTCAATGGGCTGCAGAAAATCCTGATGCCGGGCATGCAGGTCCATCCCGAGCAGGTGGCCATGCGGCCGGCCCAGCGCGAGAGCCAGCGCGTCGCACGCGCCCAGTAA
- a CDS encoding AraC family transcriptional regulator, producing the protein MRQELAGRVRRSALEQQQINATAIPGLETFRSETSTSCVSTVYTPSLAFIVQGAKSVNFGDRELTYGPLSYLVSSVHMPVLGRIVHASSDEPYLALKVDVDPQEVSNLVLELGSQLPLDAAEAEACPEASCGLCLARMDRGMLDAVNRLMSLLDSPRDVPILAPLARREIIYRALIGEMGARMRKFAVADSQVHRVSRVIAVLKDRYTDSLRVKDLAEEVNMSESALFHTFKQVTRMSPLQFQKKLRLHEARRLMLSEGLEAATASYRVGYESPSHFSREYSRLFGAPPRADVIKLRGEQSVSA; encoded by the coding sequence CTGCGCCAGGAGCTGGCGGGGCGGGTCCGGCGCAGTGCCCTGGAGCAGCAGCAAATCAACGCGACCGCGATTCCAGGCCTGGAAACGTTCCGTTCGGAAACTTCCACCAGTTGTGTGTCGACCGTTTACACACCGTCGCTCGCGTTTATTGTTCAGGGCGCCAAATCGGTGAACTTCGGCGATCGCGAGTTGACTTACGGGCCGCTGTCCTACCTGGTGTCATCCGTACACATGCCGGTGCTGGGTCGAATCGTGCACGCCTCGTCTGACGAGCCCTACCTGGCCCTGAAGGTGGATGTGGATCCGCAGGAAGTAAGCAACCTCGTGCTGGAGCTGGGCAGCCAGCTGCCGCTGGATGCCGCTGAAGCGGAAGCCTGCCCGGAAGCCAGCTGTGGCCTGTGCCTCGCGCGGATGGATCGCGGCATGCTCGATGCCGTCAACCGGCTGATGAGTCTGCTGGATTCACCGCGGGATGTGCCGATTCTGGCGCCGCTGGCCCGGCGTGAGATCATCTATCGGGCGCTGATCGGTGAGATGGGCGCGCGCATGCGCAAGTTTGCCGTGGCGGATTCCCAGGTGCACCGGGTGTCCCGTGTCATTGCGGTGCTCAAGGACCGCTACACGGACAGCCTGCGGGTGAAGGATCTGGCTGAAGAGGTGAACATGAGCGAATCCGCGCTGTTCCACACCTTCAAGCAGGTGACGCGGATGTCGCCGCTGCAGTTCCAGAAAAAGCTGCGCCTGCACGAAGCCCGGCGCCTGATGCTTTCGGAAGGACTGGAGGCGGCGACCGCCAGTTACCGGGTTGGTTACGAGAGCCCGTCCCACTTCAGCCGCGAGTACAGTCGCCTGTTTGGCGCGCCGCCCCGGGCGGACGTGATCAAGTTACGCGGCGAGCAGTCGGTGTCCGCCTGA
- a CDS encoding DsbA family oxidoreductase yields the protein MKTLRIDIVSDVACPWCAIGYARLRQAMKALENELAFTIDWHAFELNPDMSLDGEPILEHLSRKYGRSPAEMEANQANMMVIARELGLNFDGLQKRYSRNTFDAHRLLQWAKEQNRQTDLKLAFFDAYFGEAANISDPAVLCRCVEASGLDGEAARQVLDSNRYAVAVRAEEKRYQMAGIQSVPALIVNQRYLISGAQEPATLIASFREIAEDRIETSPA from the coding sequence ATGAAAACGTTGCGGATCGACATCGTGTCGGATGTTGCGTGTCCGTGGTGCGCCATTGGTTATGCACGCCTCAGGCAAGCCATGAAGGCACTGGAAAACGAACTGGCGTTCACCATCGACTGGCATGCGTTCGAGCTCAACCCGGACATGTCCCTCGACGGTGAGCCGATTCTGGAACATCTCAGCCGCAAGTACGGCCGCAGTCCCGCTGAAATGGAAGCCAACCAGGCCAACATGATGGTCATCGCCCGGGAACTGGGCCTGAATTTCGATGGACTGCAGAAACGCTATTCGCGCAATACCTTCGACGCCCACCGGCTATTGCAGTGGGCCAAGGAACAGAACCGGCAGACGGACCTCAAGCTGGCCTTTTTCGACGCCTACTTCGGCGAGGCAGCCAACATCTCGGACCCGGCGGTGCTGTGTCGCTGCGTGGAAGCCTCAGGACTGGACGGCGAAGCCGCGCGCCAGGTGCTGGACTCAAACCGCTACGCCGTGGCGGTACGCGCCGAGGAAAAGCGATACCAGATGGCGGGCATTCAGAGTGTGCCGGCGCTCATCGTCAACCAGCGCTACCTGATCTCCGGCGCCCAGGAACCGGCGACCCTCATCGCCAGCTTCCGGGAGATCGCCGAAGACCGCATCGAGACCTCACCCGCCTGA
- the soxR gene encoding redox-sensitive transcriptional activator SoxR: protein MKSVDRHKPLTIGEVSRRSGVAVSAIHFYEHKGLVRSWRTEGNQRRFHRDVLRRLAVIKVAQKLGIPLAGIGRAMDALPANRSLTAEDWKQLSNQWHEELTERIEQLTQLRDQLGDCIGCGCLSVDACRLRNPGDQLAEDGAGPRLLDPDGGEDRPER, encoded by the coding sequence ATAAAATCCGTGGATCGACACAAGCCGCTCACCATCGGCGAGGTCAGCCGGCGCAGCGGCGTGGCCGTGTCCGCGATCCATTTCTATGAGCACAAGGGCCTGGTGCGGAGTTGGCGCACCGAAGGTAACCAACGACGGTTTCACCGCGATGTTCTGCGTCGCCTCGCGGTGATCAAGGTGGCCCAGAAGCTCGGCATCCCCCTCGCCGGGATCGGTCGGGCCATGGACGCCCTGCCCGCCAACCGCAGCCTGACCGCCGAAGACTGGAAGCAACTTTCAAACCAGTGGCACGAGGAGTTGACCGAACGCATTGAGCAACTGACCCAACTGCGCGACCAGCTCGGCGACTGCATCGGTTGTGGCTGCCTGTCGGTGGACGCCTGCCGGCTGAGAAACCCGGGCGATCAGTTGGCGGAAGACGGCGCCGGTCCCCGCCTGCTGGACCCGGACGGTGGCGAGGATCGGCCTGAAAGATGA
- a CDS encoding NADPH-dependent FMN reductase: MRKPIRIGLVMGRVREGRLCDTVSAWVMRTLQGNGDLSLRVIDPLRLGSADAEHRLGQQLDAVDGFIVVTPEYNHSFPGPLKQLIDTFFHEWQAKPVAFVSYGGLSGGIRAVEQLRLVFAELHAVTLRDAVALPQVWDRFDAFGELNDAGRTTATLERMASRLAWWARAMQRARAEEPYDQAV, translated from the coding sequence ATGAGGAAACCAATACGCATCGGGCTGGTCATGGGTAGAGTCCGGGAGGGACGTCTTTGCGACACGGTGAGCGCCTGGGTCATGCGAACACTGCAGGGGAACGGTGATCTGTCGCTGCGGGTGATCGACCCGCTGCGGCTGGGTAGCGCCGATGCCGAGCATCGGTTAGGGCAGCAACTGGACGCCGTGGACGGTTTTATCGTGGTGACGCCGGAGTACAACCACAGCTTTCCCGGGCCGTTGAAACAGCTGATCGACACGTTCTTCCATGAGTGGCAGGCCAAGCCGGTGGCCTTCGTCAGTTACGGCGGACTCTCCGGGGGCATTCGTGCGGTGGAGCAGCTGCGGCTGGTGTTCGCCGAACTCCACGCGGTCACACTGCGCGATGCGGTGGCCCTGCCGCAGGTCTGGGATCGCTTCGATGCGTTCGGGGAATTGAACGATGCCGGCCGGACCACCGCCACGCTGGAGCGCATGGCGTCGCGGCTGGCCTGGTGGGCACGGGCCATGCAACGGGCCCGGGCGGAAGAACCTTATGACCAGGCGGTGTGA
- a CDS encoding acyltransferase, whose amino-acid sequence MQHKVWIDYLRVIAIVAVIAIHVSTVFYKQLGEISGFDWWFANLLDSASRFSVPLFVMASGAVLLGREISPGTFLQKRAWRLLPPLILWNLVYLVAGYFLWNPDQRSLLDMTLTMVRAGHAYGHLWYLTMFTCLMLFAPFVNQYLRGEAPRGVDLLWLAGLFVLFALMTQGSVLVRYVADSEIKWFAVFPLYLLYFVGGYALDRYDDRLRCPAAVLVGIVIATVLVGALGNWLLFRHTGLDEDFLVLSNRGLLVIACTFAIFRLLRQNAHRLKPRASISAWSDASFGIYLIHPLIIFATLPLSRYFDGMLALFMVLDVAAVALVSFLIVRLMRRFAWFRRVS is encoded by the coding sequence ATGCAGCACAAGGTCTGGATCGACTATCTCCGCGTCATCGCCATCGTGGCGGTGATTGCCATACACGTCAGTACCGTTTTCTATAAACAGCTCGGCGAGATCAGTGGCTTCGACTGGTGGTTCGCCAACCTGCTGGATTCCGCCAGCAGGTTCTCCGTGCCGTTGTTTGTCATGGCCTCCGGTGCCGTGCTGCTGGGTCGCGAGATCAGCCCCGGGACCTTCCTGCAGAAACGCGCCTGGCGTCTGCTGCCGCCACTGATTCTGTGGAATCTGGTGTACCTGGTGGCGGGGTATTTCCTGTGGAACCCGGACCAGCGTTCGCTGCTGGACATGACGCTCACCATGGTCCGTGCCGGACATGCCTACGGGCATCTCTGGTACCTCACCATGTTCACCTGCCTGATGCTGTTCGCGCCCTTCGTCAACCAGTACCTGCGCGGCGAGGCGCCGCGCGGCGTCGATCTGCTCTGGCTGGCAGGGCTGTTCGTGCTGTTTGCGCTGATGACCCAGGGCTCCGTGCTGGTCAGATATGTGGCCGACTCGGAGATCAAGTGGTTCGCGGTCTTCCCGCTGTACCTGCTGTATTTCGTCGGTGGCTACGCGCTGGACCGCTACGACGACCGGCTGCGATGTCCCGCTGCCGTGCTGGTGGGGATCGTGATCGCGACGGTTCTGGTGGGCGCCCTGGGCAACTGGCTGCTGTTCCGCCACACCGGGCTCGACGAGGACTTCCTGGTGCTCAGTAATCGTGGTCTGCTGGTGATTGCCTGCACCTTCGCCATCTTCCGGCTGCTGCGCCAGAATGCCCATCGGCTGAAGCCCCGGGCGTCGATCAGTGCCTGGTCCGATGCCAGTTTTGGCATTTACCTGATCCACCCGCTGATCATCTTCGCCACCCTGCCTCTGAGTCGCTACTTCGATGGCATGCTGGCGCTGTTCATGGTGCTGGACGTGGCAGCGGTAGCGCTGGTCTCGTTCCTGATCGTGCGGCTGATGCGTCGTTTTGCCTGGTTCCGGCGGGTGAGCTGA